One Rosa chinensis cultivar Old Blush chromosome 3, RchiOBHm-V2, whole genome shotgun sequence DNA window includes the following coding sequences:
- the LOC112195369 gene encoding protein virilizer homolog isoform X1: MGRPEPCVLFAHTFDHPHLDEYVDEVLFAEPIVITACEFLEHNTSSASQAVPLLGATLPPSFALEVFVQCEGETRFRRLCQPFLYSPSSSNVLEVEAVVTNHLVVRGSYRSLSLVIYGNTAEDLGQFNIEFDDSSITNLVSSAEGKLEDLPLALHSTNLTIEDSLSALNTLSLPVTASDLSIEVKQLLQLMLKVCKLPNLGDALHKIVSTVVSAATCYVTCSWGRSSDSEEPHNVLSEARTELIQLYKSFKEESGNASDESLEDCNFFDSKADLVTSKQLVDWLSQYFCFNRDFSSVGHHQLPQDTNVMLGLSVALLLCSGRVSCFHFVSGGGMEQLVHVFSRDKQNTTATTLLLLGVVEKATQHSFGCEGFLGWWPREDENIPSGVSDGYSRLLNLLLQKQRHDVASCATYVLHRLRFYEVTSRFECAALSVLGGLSTVGRVTSDTLDMLICAKSQLKKLLKLITSRGPIEDPSPVARATRKLILGQTEGLLSYKASSNLMASSNCCFSNRDIDLHLLDLLKERGFLPLAVALLSSSILRSEVGRAMDLFVEITSSIEAIILSLLFCRSGLIFLLQHPELSATIIHALRGGDNVNKDVCLPLRYASVSISKGFFSIPQEVGMIVGMHLRVVNAIDRLLTAAPNTEEFLWVLWELCALARSDCGRQALLALGYFPEAVKILIEALHSAKEPEPLTKNSGASPLNLAIFHSAAEIFEVIVSDSTASSLGSWIGHVTELHRALHSSSPGSNRKDAPTRMLEWIDAGVVYHKNGVTGLIRYAAVIASGGDAHLTSTTPLVSDLTDAENVIGDPCGGSDVNVMENLGKFISDKTFDGVTLRDSSVAQLTTAFRILAFISENSTVAATLYDEGAIAIIYAVLVNCRFMLERSSNSYDYLVDEGTECNSTSDLLLERNREQSLVDLMVPTLVLLINLLQKLKEVQEQHRNTKLLNALLRLHREVSPKLAACAADLSSPYPDSALGFGAICHLLVSALACWPVYGWTPGLFHSLLASVQVTSLLALGPKETCSLLCLLNDLFPEEGVWLWKDGMPLLSALRKLSVGTLLGPEKERQVNWYLNPAHLEKLLSQLTQHLDKIAQIIQHYAISELVVIQDMLRVFIIRVACQKSESCSVLLRPIFSWIRDHAYELSSPSDMDAYKVYRYLDFLASLLEHPRAKALLLKEGAIRMLTRVLDSCLGATDTDEIQILAGRSSAKSGFSLLSWCLPVFKSFSLMFISQPSLCNDLHKFANVGTEESIMILKYLLRFCQVLSAGKELLACLTAFKELGSCNEGQSALAAAFYGPHYIVEDHEAYKGHEKDGNCNSGLPNESEWRKCPPLLCCCKNLLRSADSNNGLSSYAIDAVNALCMGSFWFCLDGERLNPDRVIAVKFLFGLPDDITSTNGVAEENLNYIHELICVLKTIADDHIADSDIQIPLYQVLESAKSLMLLLQKPSSLLKMDDIFSNDSVPVLPNVLVSSKIHLISDGGAEMTGDYLYQGALGDQFQWECPETLPDRLSQSNLSGKRKMSSLDGPNRRARGENSVAEITTQNAFVRGLGSTTASSGPTRRDTFRQRKPNTSRPPSMHVDDYVARERNDGVSNSNVIAVQRVGSSGGRPPSIHVDEFMARQRERQNPLSTVVGDATIQVKSATPVNDSAMEKFNKPKQLKADPDDDLQGIDIVFDGEESEPDDKLPFPQPDDNLQQPAPVVVEQSSPHSIVEETESDIHSTPLTSNMDENTQSEFSSRMSGSRPEMPLTREPSVSSDKKYFEHSDESKNPTLVKASSGFESAAAANSPRFTVFGYNNSSGSSAQLPVDSRMNPQNFFPKNSSQHVGNVPIATGSPGFYDPRFLPNQPPLPPMPPPSTVAALITQTSDSVPSQSSPFVNSMNEGQQPSTAYQIRSDYPSAFNNGSTSRSSISSPSGGARPPPPLPPTPPPFSSSPYNMTPNRTSIAQSTVYNQTSVGTTELPQGSTAPSGARVNAYSPPALVPHMVFSRPGSNSMTIYGHVPTQLQGDNPNMVQNLSAPQSSMQSIHTGGQLQPLQPPQLPRPPQPPQHLRPPIQASQHLEQGSLQSPVPMHSLQMLQQPMVSPMQAYYQSQQQEFAHIQQQVDHSQPQVLPQLGDATSQQQQDPGMSLQEYFKSPEAIQSLLGDREKLCQVLEQHPKLMQMLQEKLGAQL; the protein is encoded by the exons GCTGTTGTAACTAATCATCTGGTTGTAAGGGGGAGCTACCGTAGTCTGAGTTTGGTTATATACGGAAACACGGCAGAAGATCTGGGACAATTCAACATTGAATTTGATGATAGCTCCATAACTAATCTTGTTAGCTCTGCTGAGGGGAAGCTTGAAGACCTCCCTCTGGCTTTACATTCAACTAATCTGACAATTGAGGACTCACTATCAGCTCTGAATACTTTATCTTTACCTGTTACAGCATCAGATTTATCTATTGAAGTTAAGCAATTATTACAGTTAATGTTGAAGGTTTGTAAGTTACCCAATCTAGGGGATGCATTGCATAAAATAGTTAGCACTGTAGTGTCAGCTGCCACTTGTTATGTGACTTGCTCCTGGGGCAGATCTAGTGACTCTGAAGAGCCACACAATGTTCTTAGTGAGGCCAGAACAGAGCTTATTCAACTCTATAAATCCTTTAAAGAGGAATCAGGGAATGCATCAGATGAATCATTGGAAGACTGCAATTTTTTTGACTCTAAGGCTGATTTAGTAACTTCCAAACAGTTGGTGGATTGGTTAAGTCAGTACTTTTGCTTTAATAGGGACTTTTCAAGTGTTGGACATCACCAACTTCCACAG GATACAAATGTCATGCTGGGATTGAGTGTGGCTCTTCTTTTGTGCTCTGGAAGAGTGAGCTGCTTTCACTTTGTAAGTGGTGGGGGAATGGAGCAGCTTGTACATGTCTTCAGTCGTGATAAGCAGAATACTACCGCAACAACATTACTTCTACTTGGAGTTGTTGAGAAGGCTACTCAGCATTCTTTTGGATGTGAAGGATTTTTAGGTTGGTGGCCTCGTGAAGATGAAAATATTCCATCTGGTGTCAGTGATGGTTACAGTAGATTGTTGAATTTGTTGTTGCAAAAACAGCGTCATGACGTTGCTTCATGTGCAACTTATGTCCTTCATCGCTTAAGATTTTATGAGGTTACTTCAAGATTTGAG TGTGCAGCTTTGTCTGTATTGGGAGGTCTCTCTACTGTTGGTAGGGTCACAAGTGATACTTTGGACATGCTTATCTGTGCAAAATCGCAACTTAAAAAGCTCTTG AAATTGATAACTTCACGTGGTCCAATTGAAGATCCTTCCCCTGTTGCtcgtgcaaccagaaaattgaTTCTTGGTCAAACTGAAGGTTTGTTGTCATATAAAGCATCCAGTAACTTGATGGCTTCATCAAATTGTTGTTTCTCAAATCGGGATATCGACTTGCATTTGTTGGATCTTCTCAAG GAGCGGGGATTTCTTCCTCTAGCAGTTGCACTATTGTCGTCATCCATATTACGTTCAGAAGTAGGACGTGCTATGGACTTATTTGTGGAAATTACATCATCTATTGAGGCCATTATTCTTTCCCTTCTGTTTTGTCGCTCAG GCCTAATTTTCCTGCTACAGCACCCTGAACTTTCCGCAACTATAATACATGCCCTAAGGGGTGGTGATAATGTGAACAAGGATGTGTGTCTTCCTCTTCGATATGCATCTGTTTCCATATCCAAAGGATTCTTTTCCATTCCACAGGAGGTTGGAATGATTGTTGGGATGCATTTGAGGGTG GTTAACGCCATAGATCGTTTGCTTACTGCGGCTCCAAACACTGAAGAATTTTTATGGGTGTTGTGGGAACTATGTGCTCTTGCAAG GTCTGACTGTGGACGCCAGGCACTGTTGGCTTTGGGATATTTTCCAGAG GCTGTTAAAATTTTGATTGAAGCATTACATTCTGCCAAGGAACCGGAGCCGCTTACTAAAAATAGTG GAGCCTCACCGTTAAATCTTGCGATATTTCACTCAGCTGCTGAGATCTTTGAAGTTATTGTTTCTGATTCAACTGCATCTTCTCTTGGATCCTGGATTGGACATGTTACGGAGCTCCATAGGGCTTTACATTCCTCTTCTCCAGGGTCAAATAGGAAAGATGCCCCCACACGGATGTTGGAATGGATAGATGCTGGAGTAGTATATCATAAAAATGGAGTTACAGGTCTTATACGATATGCTGCTGTGATAGCTTCTGGAGGAGATGCCCACTTGACTTCAACCACCCCTCTAGTGTCAGATCTAACAGATGCAGAAAATGTTATTGGAGATCCTTGTGGTGGTTCAGATGTTAATGTTATGGAGAATCTTGGAAAATTCATCTCTGACAAGACTTTTGATGGTGTGACTCTTCGTGACTCTTCTGTAGCACAGTTGACAACAGCATTTCGCATTTTGGCTTTCATTTCAGAGAATTCG ACTGTTGCTGCTACTCTATATGATGAGGGAGCAATAGCTATAATCTATGCAGTTTTGGTCAACTGTAGGTTTATGCTTGAGAGGTCCTCGAACAGTTATg ATTACCTTGTTGATGAGGGCACAGAATGCAACTCTACATCAGATTTACTGCTGGAACGTAATCGTGAGCAGAGTTTAGTTGATCTTATGGTTCCAACTCTTGTGTTGTTGATCAATTTATTGCAGAAATTGAAG GAGGTACAAGAGCAGCACAGGAATACCAAATTGTTGAATGCGCTTCTACGATTGCACCGAGAAGTAAG TCCAAAACTAGCCGCATGTGCTGCAGACTTATCTTCTCCTTATCCTGATTCTGCCCTTGGGTTTGGAGCTATCTGCCATCTTCTTGTTTCAGCACTTGCTTGTTGGCCAGTCTATGGCTGGACTCCTGGGCTTTTCCACTCTCTCCTTGCTAGTGTTCAAGTTACTTCCTTGCTGGCCTTGGGTCCAAAGGAAACATGCAGTTTGCTATGCCTTCTG AATGATTTATTTCCAGAAGAAGGGGTCTGGCTTTGGAAAGATGGGATGCCCTTGCTGAGTGCCCTAAGAAAATTGTCTGTTGGGACACTTTTGGGTCCTGAGAAGGAGAGACAGGTCAACTGGTATCTGAATCCTGCACATCTTGAGAAGTTGCTTAGCCAATTGACACAGCATCTGGACAAAATAGCGCAGATTATCCAACATTATGCTATATCT GAACTGGTTGTCATTCAAGACATGCTTCGAGTTTTTATTATTCGCGTTGCTTGCCAAAAAAGTGAAAGTTGTTCTGTACTTCTACGGCCCATATTCTCATGGATTCGTGATCATGCTTATGAGTTGTCTTCTCCATCAGATATGGATGCTTATAAG GTTTATAGATATCTTGATTTCCTTGCCAGCTTATTGGAGCATCCTCGTGCCAAG GCACTATTGTTGAAGGAGGGTGCCATTCGAATGCTAACTAGAGTGCTCGATAGTTGTTTAGGTGCCACTGATACAGATGAAATACAGATCCTAGCTGGTAGAAGTTCAGCTAAATCTGGATTTTCTTTGCTTAGTTGGTGCCTCCCTGTATTCAAGTCCTTCTCACTGATGTTTATTTCTCAACCAAGTCTATGCAATGATTT GCACAAGTTCGCAAATGTGGGTACTGAAGAATCTATCATGATTTTAAAATATCTCCTCAGGTTTTGTCAG GTTCTTTCAGCCGGAAAGGAATTACTTGCATGCCTTACTGCTTTCAAAGAACTAGGTTCTTGTAATGAGGGTCAAAGTGCTTTAGCGGCTGCTTTTTATGGTCCTCACTATATTGTTGAGGATCATGAAGCATATAAAGGACATGAAAAGGATGGAAATTGCAATAGTGGTCTTCCTAATGAATCTGAATGGAGAAAGTGCCCTCCCTTGTTATGTTGCTGTAAAAACTTGTTAAGATCAGCTGATTCTAACAATGGTTTATCAAGTTATGCAATTGATGCTGTCAATGCACTGTGCATGGGATCTTTTTGGTTCTGCCTTGACGGGGAAAG ATTGAATCCAGACAGGGTCATTGCAGTGAAATTCCTTTTTGGCCTTCCTGATGATATAACCTCAACAAATGGTGTTGCAGAAGAAAACTTGAACTACATTCATGAACTAATCTGTGTGTTGAAGACAATAGCTGATGACCATATTGCCGATTCTGATATTCAGATCCCCTTGTATCAG GTTTTAGAATCCGCAAAGTCATTAATGCTGTTGTTGCAGAAGCCGAGTTCTTTGTTGAAGATGGATGATATCTTTTCTAATGATAGTGTTCCTGTACTACCAAATGTTTTAGTATCTTCAAAGATCCATCTAATCTCAGATGGTGGTGCTGAAATGACTGGTGATTATCTTTATCAAGGAGCACTTGGAGATCAGTTTCAGTGGGAGTGTCCTGAAACATTGCCAGATAGATTGTCACAATCAAATCTCTCTGGTAAGAGGAAAATGTCGTCACTTGATGGCCCAAATAGGCGTGCCAGGGGAGAAAATTCTGTGGCTGAGATTACAACTCAAAATGCATTTGTGCGAGGTTTGGGCTCTACTACTGCCTCCTCTGGTCCTACTCGCAGGGATACCTTTCGGCAGCGGAAACCAAATACTAGTAGGCCTCCTTCCATGCATGTTGACGACTATGTTGCAAGAGAAAGAAATGATGGTGTTTCTAATTCCAATGTAATAGCAGTCCAGCGAGTTGGATCGTCTGGTGGGAGACCTCCTTCAATTCACGTGGATGAATTTATGGCCAGGCAAAGGGAACGCCAGAATCCATTGTCAACGGTAGTTGGGGACGCAACGATACAGGTGAAGAGTGCAACACCTGTAAATGACTCAGCTATGGAGAAGTTCAACAAACCTAAACAATTGAAAGCAGATCCCGATGATGATCTTCAGGGAATTGACATAGTATTTGATGGTGAGGAGTCTGAACCTGATGACAAATTGCCCTTTCCTCAGCCAGATGATAATCTGCAGCAGCCTGCTCCTGTGGTTGTTGAGCAAAGCTCTCCACACTCGATTGTTGAAGAGACGGAGAGTGATATTCATTCGACACCATTAACATCTAATATGGATGAGAACACACAAAGTGAATTTTCTTCCAGGATGTCAGGTTCACGTCCTGAAATGCCTTTGACTCGAGAACCTAGTGTTTCTTCGGACAAGAAGTATTTTGAGCATTCTGATGAGTCGAAAAATCCTACACTAGTTAAGGCTTCTAGTGGGTTTGAATCTGCAGCAGCAGCAAATAGTCCTAGATTCACTGTGTTTGGCTATAACAATTCATCGGGATCATCTGCACAGTTGCCAGTTGATTCAAGAATGAATCCACAGAATTTCTTTCCAAAGAACAGTTCACAACATGTTGGTAATGTGCCTATAGCTACAGGTTCTCCAGGATTTTATGACCCGAGGTTTCTTCCAAATCAACCTCCTTTACCTCCAATGCCGCCTCCCTCAACAGTGGCAGCTTTGATAACTCAGACTTCTGATTCAGTTCCAAGTCAATCATCTCCATTTGTGAACTCTATGAATGAGGGACAGCAGCCCTCCACAGCGTACCAG ATTCGTTCAGATTATCCTTCTGCATTCAATAATGGTTCTACATCCAGAAGTTCCATCTCTTCTCCTAGTGGGGGTGCCAGGCCCCCTCCACCGCTCCCTCCTACACCACCTCCTTTTTCATCTAGTCCATATAATATGACACCCAACAGAACTTCTATTGCCCAGTCTACAGTATATAACCAGACAAGTGTTGGAACAACTGAACTTCCTCAGGGCTCTACTGCACCTTCTGGGGCGAGAGTAAATGCCTATTCACCACCTGCCCTAGTGCCTCATATGGTTTTCAGTAGGCCAGGTTCTAATTCTATGACTATCTATGGACACGTCCCAACTCAGCTGCAAGGTGACAACCCTAATATGGTGCAGAATCTCTCTGCCCCCCAGTCTTCGATGCAGTCTATTCATACTGGTGGTCAATTGCAGCCACTGCAGCCCCCACAGCTTCCGCGTCCTCCACAACCACCCCAACATCTTAGGCCACCTATACAAGCTTCACAACATTTGGAACAGGGCTCCTTGCAGAGCCCAGTTCCAATGCATTCACTGCAAATGCTGCAACAGCCAATGGTTTCACCTATGCAGGCCTATTATCAATCCCAGCAACAAGAGTTTGCTCATATACAGCAGCAAGTTGACCATTCTCAACCACAAGTTTTGCCTCAATTAGGGGATGCTACATCCCAACAGCAACAAGATCCAGGAATGTCATTACAGGAATATTTCAAGTCCCCAGAAGCTATTCAG TCTCTATTGGGTGACCGAGAAAAACTTTGTCAAGTTTTGGAGCAGCATCCAAAGTTAATGCAGATGCTTCAG GAGAAGTTGGGCGCTCAGCTATAG